GACGGCGGATAGCCTTTGGTCGCCGGCGGCTCGCCGACCGCCAGCGCGATCTCGCGCTGCGCCATCGCATAGCGCGTCAGCGAATCCATGATCAGCAGTACGTGCTTGCCCTGGTTGCGGAAATACTCGGCGACGCTGGTCGCATAGGCTGCACCGTAAAGCCGCAGCAGCGGCGGCGTGTCGGCCGGCGCGGCGACGACGACCGAACGCGCCAGCCCTTCGTCACCGAGGATGTTCTCGATGAAGTCCTTGACCTCGCGACCGCGCTCGCCGATCAGCCCGACGACGACGACGTCGGCCTTGGTGAACCGCGCCATCATCCCGAGCAGCACCGACTTGCCGACGCCGGAGCCGGCAAACAGGCCGAGCCGCTGGCCGCGGCCGACGGTCAGCATCGCGTTGATTGCGCGGACGCCGACGTCCATCACCTCGCGCACCGGCTCGCGGTCCATCGGGTTGTAGGCGCGCGCGAACAGCGGCGCATATGCGTCGACCTGCAGCTTGCCACGACCGTCGAGCGGCCGGCCGAGCCCGTCGAGGATGCGCCCGAGCAGTCCCCAGCCGACCGGCACCTGGCGGCCGTGGTCCTCGAGCCGTCTTGCCGGCGGCTTGGGGTTGCCGTATTCGGGGATCCACGCCGCGATGTCTTCGTGCGGCACGACCTCGGCCCCTGGCTCGACGCCATAGACCTCGCTGATCGGCATCAGGAACAGCCGGTCGTCGTTGAAGCCGACGACGACGGCCTCGACCGGGTGTCCGCCCGGCGTCATCACTTCGCACGATGCACCGAGCGGCAGTTTCAGCCCCGCGACCTCGAGTACCAGCCCGGACACCCTGACCAGCTTGCCGCGCGGCTTCCATGGCCGGACCCAGCGCACCGCATCGCCACAGTCGGCAAGATAGCGGCGGCAGAGCTGCAGCCGTTCACTCACCGTCCGTGGCCTCGTGCGCGGCCCAGCCGAGCTCGTCGCGATCCGCCCGGTTCAGTACCCGCAGGATCGTGTGCCAGCGCGCCGGCAAAGCCAGATCGATCTGGGTCGACGCGGTTTCGATACGCGCATCGCCCGGACTCAGCCGCGGATCGGCAAGCAGCCGCCACGACTCGCCCGACAACTCGATCGCCAGCATGGGCTCGAGCGCGTTCAGATCGTCCTGATGCAGAAACAGCCGCGACGCCCCGCCCGGCGACGGAATGCCCGACAAAGCCTCGACGATCGCCGGCAGCAGCACGGTTCGATCGGCCGCGACTTCGCGCCGGACCAGTTCGCGCGCCAGCACCAGCGCCAGATCGAGCGTCGACTCGGCCAGAGCCTGCTCGGCGCCGGCGCTGATATTGTCCAGCGTCCGCAGCAATGCCTTGAGCCGGTTCACCTCGTCCTCGGCGGCCAGCCGGCCGGCTTCGAGCCCGGCGTCGAAGCCTTCGCGCATCGCCTGCTGTTCAATCGCTTCGATCTCTTCGGCCGTCGGCAGGCTGACCTCGGCCAGCGGCAGGGTATCGACGACCACTTCGGCCACCGGCGTGACCACAGGCTCGGGCTCGGCCGGTGGCTGCGGCGTCTCGAGCTGCGGCGCGGCGACCGGCGCCGGCTGGCGGGCACGGCGCTCCTCGTCGATGCCACCAAGCTCCCAGCGCTCCCAGGCGGTCAGTTCCTCGCGCGGAATCACGCGCCGATGCGGCCCGGCCATCGCTTACTCGACCAGCCCTTCGTCGCCCTTGCCGGAGAGCACGATCTGCCCCTCGTCGGCCAGGCGGCGAACGATCTTGAGGATTTCCTTCTGCTCGGCCTCGACCTCGGACAGCTTGACCGGCCCCTTGGCCTCGAGGTCGTCCTTGAGCATTTCGGCCGCACGCTGCGACATGTTCTTGAACACCTTGTCCTTGAGCGCCTGACTCGTGCCCTTGAGCGCGACGATCAGCGAATCGGACTGGATTTCGCGCAACAGCATCTGGATGCCGCGGTCGTCGATGTCGAGCAGATTGTCGAAGGTGAACATCTTGTCCTGGATCTTCTGCGCCAGCTCCGGATCGTAGTCGCGGATACTCGAGATCGCCGACGCTTCGATCACGCCCCCCATGAAGTTGAGGATCTCGGCGGCCATGTGCACGCCGCCCATCGCACTCTTCTTGATCTTGTCCGAGCCCGACAGGAGCTGCGTCAGCACGTCGTTGAGCTCGCGCAGCGCCGCCGGCTGCACGCCCTCGAGCGTGGCGATCCGCAGCAGCACGTCGTTGCGGACGCGCTCGACGAAATGGCCGAGGACTTCGGACGACTGGTCAGGCTCAAGGTGGACGAGAATCGTCGCGATGATCTGCGGATGCTCGTTGCGGATCAGCTCGGCCACCGCGGCCGAATCCATCCACTTGAGCGACTCGATGCCGTTGTTGTCGTTGCCCTGCAGGATGCGGTCGAGCAGGTTCGCCGCCTTGTCCGAGCCGAGCGCCTTGGTCAGTACCGAGCGGATGTATTCGTCGGCGGCGCCCAGATTGGCACGGCTCTCGGTCGCGGCAACAAAGTCCTCGAGCGCGACATTGACCTCCTCGCGCTGGACGTTCTCCATATTGGCCATCGCGAAGCCGAGGCGCTGCACCTCCTTGGGGCCGAGGTACTTGAACACCTCGACCGCCGCATCCTCGCCCAGCGTCATCAGCAGGATCGCCGCCTTGCGTACGCCTTCCTCGTTCACTCAGCCCACCTTGTTCGGATTTGCCGCTTCTTCTTCCCGCGCCATCCATTCGCGCAGGATGGTCGCGACCATGCGCGGATCGTTCTTGGCGATTTCCTTGCCCTGCTGCAGCCGGTCGGCAAATGCCGACAGCCGCACATTGTCCTCTTCGGCCTTCTCCTGCCGCTGCACCGTCTGCGCCTCGTCGCTGCTGCCGAGCGGCTCGCCCAGCTCCAGGTCGACCGGCTGCGGCGCTTCGCGCGCCCGTGACAGATCGCGCATCAGCGGCCGGACGACGAAGAACAGCAGGTAGAGCACCGCCAGCGCGATCAGCCCCAGCTTGAGCAGGTCGGTCAGGTTGGCGCGGGCGAAATCGAGCGCCTTGTCCTGCAGCGGCTTGTCGGCCAGCGGCTGCGAATCGGCGAATGCCGCATTGACGAGGTTGACCGAATCGCCGCGGTCCTTGTTGAAGCCGAGCGCCTCGCGGACCAGATCGTTCAGCTGCGCCATTTCCTGCGGACTGTACGGCACATAGGTCGCCTGGCCGTTCTTGTCGCGACCGGGCTTGTAGTTGACGACGACCGCCGCCGACAGCCGCTTGACGTTGCCGACCGGCTGCTTGACGTGCTGGATCGTCTTGTCGAGTTCGTAATTGGTCGTGGCGTTCTTGCTGGAGTTCGAATTGCCCGTGCTCGTCGCGGCGACATCCGACGCCAGCGGCACGCTGATCGGCGCGACCGCCGCGCCAGGCGGCTGGTTCGACAATGCGCCGGGGACGCCGCCGACGGTGTCGGTGACATTGCGCCCTTCCTGCTCGGCGGTCTGCTGGCTGCGGATCGCCGCGGCATTCGGCGGACTGTTCGGCTTGTAGGTTTCGCTGGTCTGCTCGACCTCGGAAAAATCGACCTGCGCGGTCACCTCGGCACGGACGTTCTCCTTGCCGACGATCGACGCGAGGATTGCCTGGATGCGTTCGACGTAGTTCTTCTCGATCTGCTGCACGTAGACGAGCTGACGCGCATCGAGGTTGGGCTGGCTCATGTCCTGCGGCCGCGACAGCAGGTCGCCGTTCTGGTCGACGACGGTGACGTTCTTCGCCGGTAGGTCGGGAATGCTCGCAGATACCAGATTGACGACGCCGGCGACCTGGCCGCTGTCGAGCGAACGCCCCGGTTGCAGGGTCAGCAGCACCGACGCGGTCGGTTTCTGCTGGTCGCGCAGGAAGACGGTCTGTTTCGGGATCGCCAGATGCACGCGTGCCTTTTCTACCACCGAGATCGTCTCGATCGAACGGGACAGCTCGCCCTCGACCGCACGCTGGTAATTGACCTGCTCGGCAAACTGCGACACGCCGAACTTCTGGTTGTCCATGATCTCGAAGCCGGCGTTGCCGGCCCGCGGCAGCCCCTGGCCAGCGAGCTTGAGACGCGTGTCGTAGATCTTGTCGCCGGGAACCGAGATCGTGCCGCCCGCATCGAGCTTGTACGGCACGTTCATCTGCTGCAGCGCCTGCACGATGGCGCCGCCGTCCTTGTCGGGAATATTCGTGTAGAGGATGCGGTAACTGGGGGCGCTGCCCAGCAGCCAGACGCCGACCGCCGCCGCGATCAGCACGGCTGCGCCGATCATCATGCCGAGCTTGCGGCCGTTCGGGATGGCGTCAAAGCGCTGACGCCACGCTGCGGCCCCCTGCCCAATTCCGCGATTGCCGCTGGTCGCGCCCGCTTCAGCCATAGAAAATCAAACTAGGATAGTTGGAATCATCAACACGCCATTCTAACTGTTTTCAACCTAGCACAGTAAGCCAGCACCGAAGCGCATCATACCTGCATGTTCATCACTTCCTGATACGCCGAAACCAGCTTGTTGCGGACCTGCACCATCGCCTGGAAGCTCAGGCTGGCCTTCTGCAACGACACCATCACGTCCTGCAGATCGGCTTCGGGCGCGCCCGACTGGAAGTCGGCCTGCTGTGCCTGTGCCGACTGCTGCATCTGGCTGACCTGGTCGAGCGAGGACTTGAGCAGGCCGGCAAAATCGGCGCCACCGCTCGCCTCTGCAGCAGGCGTGCTCTGGCCCGCCGCCTTGGCCGACATCGCCTGCAGCTGTCCGAGTAGTTGGTCGATGCCTTGAACGCTCATCGCAGTATTCCGGTTCGTTAATTCAGATCAGGTACAAGCAAGATATGCGCCAGCACGCTATTCCGGCAGCGCATCGCCGGCTTCGCGATACTGTTGCAGCTTGTAGCGCAGCGTGCGCTCGCTCATGCCGAGCCGCTCAGCCGCCAGTTTGCGGACGCCGGCCACGGCTTTCAGCGTCTCCAGAATATGCTGCTTTTCCAGCTCGCGCAGGTCGGCCGGCCGGGCGGCCTGCGCCTGTGGCGGGACCGCAGCGGCAAAGTCTGCCTGTGCGGGCGGCAAATACAGGTGTCCGGCGGCAATTTCATCTCCGGGCGCCAGGATCAGCGCCCGCTGCACGACGTTGTCGAGTTCGCGGATATTGCCATCCCAGCGATGCGCACGCAGTGCAGCGACGGCATCCGGCGCCAGCGCCGGGCACCGGCGCTGCTGCCGCCCGGCGTGGCGCGCAAGCAGCGCACGCGCCAGTGGCAGAATGTCGTCCGGCCGCTCGCGCAGCGCCGGCAGATGCAGCGGAAACACGTTGAGCCGGTAATAGAGGTCCTCGCGGAAGCGGCCATTGGCCACCTCGGCCTGCGGATCGCGGTTCGACGTCGCCAGCACCCGGATATCGACGCCGATCGGCCTGAGGCCGCCGACCCGCTCGACCTCGCGCTCCTGCAGTACGCGCAGCAGCTTGGCCTGTAGCGGCAGCGGCATCTCGGTGATCTCGTCGAGCAGCAAGGTGCCGGTGTTGGCCTGCTCGAACTTGCCGATATGCTGGCTGGCCGCGCCGGTAAACGCGCCCTTCTCGTGGCCGAACAGCGTCGATTCGAGCAACTGCTCCGGAATCGCCGCACAATTGATCGCGACAAAGGGTTTGCTTGCGCGCGGGCTGTGGTCGTGCAGGAAGCGCGCCAGCACCTCCTTGCCGGTGCCCGACTCGCCGGTGACCAGCACCGACGCATCGGACTGCGCGACGCGCTCGGCCACGTCGAGAATCCGCCGCATCGCCGGATCCTCGGCGATCACCACCTCGTCGGCACCGCCGGGCAGCAGGTACTTGGCGACCTCCTGCAGCAGCAGGTCCGGCTCGAAGGGTTTGGGCAGGTAATGGCAGGCGCCGGCATGCAGCGCGGCGACGGCGCGATCGACGACGCCGTAGGCGGTCATCAGCAGCACCGGCAGCCACGGGTAGCGGGTCTTCACCTCGCGCAGCAAGCTCTCGCCGTCCATCGGCTGCATCTGTACGTCCGACAGCACCAGGCCGACGCGTCGCCCCGACAACAGCAGAGCCAGCGCCTCACTGCCGTCGCCGGCGGTCAGCACCGCGTGCCCGCCGAGTTCGAGCGTATCGCACAGCGCCTCGCGCAGCGCTTCGTCGTCCTCAACCACCAGTATCGGTAATGCCACGGTCACTCTCCGTCAATCCGCTAGCGCGGCAATGCCAGTCTGGCCTGCAAACGCTCGGGAATGCGGGCCAGCGGCAGAATTTCGTCGACCCCGCCGAGCGCGATCGCTTCCTTCGGCATGCCGAACACGGTCGCACTGGCTTCGTCCTGGGCAAAATTGTACGCGCCGGCATCGCGCATCGCCCGCATGCCGGTTGCGCCGTCCTTGCCCATGCCGGTCAGCATCACGCCCAGCGCACGTGCCCCGACCAGTTCTGCGACCGACTGGAACAGCACCTCGACCGACGGCCGGTGACGGTTGACCGCGTCGGCCTGCGACAGCGCGCAGCACAGGCGCCCCCCCAGGCGCGCCAGCAGCAGATGGGAGTGGCCCGGTGCCAGATAGGCATGGCCCGGCAGCAGCACGTCGCCGTGCTCGGCCTCCCGGACCGTGAGCGCACACAAACCATCGAGCCGGCGCGCGAACGAGCCGGTGAACATCGCCGGCATGTGCTGGACGATGACGATCGGCGGCAGGGTCGCCGGCAACGGAACGAGCAGCGCCTTCAGCGCCTCGGTGCCGCCGGTCGACGCACCGACGGCGATCACGCGCCCGTCGGCATTGGCATTACGGACTGTCAGGGGAACGGTGTGCATCGGATCGAACGACGCCGGATCGCGAGGATCTAGGCGGTGACGGGAAGCGGATTGAGCGAATAATACGCGATCGCCTCGTTCCCGCTACCCGGGAATATCAACTGCTCGCACAGCGCCTGCACCAGCGCCAGGCCGGTACCGGGCTGACCGGCCGTGCGCGGCCGGTCGAATCCGGTACCGCTGTCGCGGACCCGGACGCGCAGCACGTCCCGCCCGTCAGCACGCAAACCCGCAAGCTCGATGTCGATACTCCCCGACTCGAGTGCGGCCAGCCCCGCCTGACGGGCCGCCAGATAGCGCTCCATGCCGTCGGCTTGCTGCTTGAGCGCCGGATCGAGGTGCAACAGGCCGTGATCGAGCGCGTTGGCGAAGAGCTCGCTCAGCATCAGGAAAACATCGGACTGGTGCGCGGCGAGCGCGTCGATTTCGTTCACGAACGACATCATGAACGGCACGGTATTGATGTACTTGAGTTCGGCCGCGCCGAGCTGCAGGCCGTAGCGCCAAGCCAGCTCGGCATTCCCCAGGAAAGCGGCCAGATCAAATGACGCCCCCCCGGCAGGCTCCACGGTCTTGCGCAGGCGGGCGCCGAAGTGCGCGAGCACCAGCGAGATGTCGTCGTGATGGGCGGCGCCGGCCATATGGCCTTCCAGCGCCCCCTGCAGCGCGCCCAGGCGCGCAGGCACCGGCTGTTGCAATACCTCAAGCAGTCGGTCGATACCGAAGGACTGGCCGTCGCCCCGGCGCGCCTCGGTCAGGCCGTCGGAATAGACCACGACCGATCCGGGAGCGGCAAAGTAATAGCGCTCGGTTCTGACGTCGATATCCTGCGTCGGCGTAATGCCCAGCGGCAGGTGGCGGGAACGCCAGCGATGACAGACCTGGCCGTCGTCGCCAGCCGCCAGCACAGTCGGCATGCCGCCATTCCAGACTTCGACGCAGCCCCCCGCTTCGTCAATCGCGATCAGCACCACGGCGACAAAACGCCCGACCGGCAACACCTGGCGGACCTTCTTGCTCATTTCGATCAGGATGTCGGGAATCGCATAGCCCTTCTCGGTCATGCTGTAGAAGGGTTGCGTCAGCGGCAGCACATTGAGCGCAGCGGTCAGGCCGTGACCGATGCCGTCGGCCAGCATCAGATGCAGCACCTGGCCGGGCGTGCGCGCGGCGGCGATCATGTCGCCGGACAGGCTCTCGGCCGGCGACAGCCAGTACTCGAGCTGTGCGTCGGACAGCCGCTCCGCGTTGACCATCTGCTCCATCAGATGCTGGACGACGCGCTTTTCCTCCTCGGCCCTGGCGTAATAGTCCGCCAGCTTGGCCGATTGCTCGCGCACCTTGCGGTTGAGCTCGAGCGTACGCTGGAAAGCCTTCAGCTTGGCCTCGAGCACCCGCAGGTTGACCGGCTTGTTGATGTAGTCGTCGGCGCCCTGCTCGATCGCCTCGGCCAGCCTGCTTTCTTCGCCAATGCCGGTCACGAACACGATGGGCACCCAGGTTTCGCCTGCCTCGGACTTGATCGTCGCCGCAGCTTCCGGCCCCGAGACAACCGGCATCATCATGTCCATCAACACGAGATCCGGCCTGGCCTCGCGCCAGACGCGGATCGCCTCGCCGCCGTCGCGCGCCGGAATGGCCACGTGGCCCAGCGCCTCGACAAACCGCGAGATCAACAGCAGGACGGCTTCGGTGTCGTCGACGACGAGAATGCGCATTCAGCGGGTGTTAGCGGATCGTGAAAATCTTGCCGAAACAGGCGATCTCGAGCACCTGCTTGACGGTGTCGCGGCAATTGACCAGCGCCAGGCTTTTGTTGACCGCGCCGATTTTTTCCTTCAGCAACAGCAGCATGCCCAGCGCCGAGCTATCGAGGTAATTGACGTTCTGAAAATCGACCAGCACTTCCTTGACCGCGGGATCGGCAATCAGCGTCTCGCACACCTGGCGAAACTCGCGGTGCGCACTGAAATCGAACTGACCCGAGAGTACGACCCGGCCCACCTGCCCTTCGACCTGAACGGTTGGCGACATATTTCCCATAACCTTGTCTTGAAAATAAAACAGCGGAAGCACGCCCCACCCTACCGGACGGCGCTACCAGCATCAAACATTAGAGGCGTCGTTCAGAACTGGCAACCGCACGGTGAATTCCGTGCCTTCGCCCAACACCGAACGCACCGAAACATCGCCACCGAAGCCTTCGATCATGCTGCGGACGATCGCCAGCCCCAGACCTGTACCGTCCTTGCGGGTCGTGTAGAAAGGCTCGAACAGACGCTCCAGCGCCTCCGGCGCCACACCGCAGCCCTGATCCCGTACCACCATTGTAGCGAAACACTCGTCAAAGGACACAGAAAGCACTATGCAAGCATAATCGTCACTCGCCTGCATCGCATTTTCCAGCAAGTTCAACATCACGCCGAGCAACTCCTTGCGATCGGCAAGGATCTGGACCGCGCGGTTTGCCGGCGAGAAATCGATTTGAATATGCCGGGCCTCGAGTTGCGGCTCGATCGTCTGCACCGCTTCGAGCAGGCATTCGTCGAGACCGACCGGCGCCATTGCAAGCGCATGCCCGCGGACGAAATGCAGCATGCCCTGGATCAGCGCTTCCAGATGGCGCAGCCGCGCCAGCGCCTTGTCGGCAAAGCGGCGCCTGTCGTTGTCGGCCAGCTGCGGCCGGGCCAGGTGACCGGCGTAGAGCAAGGCCGTCGCCAAGGGGGTGCGCAGCT
This window of the Jeongeupia sp. USM3 genome carries:
- a CDS encoding FliH/SctL family protein, with amino-acid sequence MAGPHRRVIPREELTAWERWELGGIDEERRARQPAPVAAPQLETPQPPAEPEPVVTPVAEVVVDTLPLAEVSLPTAEEIEAIEQQAMREGFDAGLEAGRLAAEDEVNRLKALLRTLDNISAGAEQALAESTLDLALVLARELVRREVAADRTVLLPAIVEALSGIPSPGGASRLFLHQDDLNALEPMLAIELSGESWRLLADPRLSPGDARIETASTQIDLALPARWHTILRVLNRADRDELGWAAHEATDGE
- the fliF gene encoding flagellar basal-body MS-ring/collar protein FliF, encoding MAEAGATSGNRGIGQGAAAWRQRFDAIPNGRKLGMMIGAAVLIAAAVGVWLLGSAPSYRILYTNIPDKDGGAIVQALQQMNVPYKLDAGGTISVPGDKIYDTRLKLAGQGLPRAGNAGFEIMDNQKFGVSQFAEQVNYQRAVEGELSRSIETISVVEKARVHLAIPKQTVFLRDQQKPTASVLLTLQPGRSLDSGQVAGVVNLVSASIPDLPAKNVTVVDQNGDLLSRPQDMSQPNLDARQLVYVQQIEKNYVERIQAILASIVGKENVRAEVTAQVDFSEVEQTSETYKPNSPPNAAAIRSQQTAEQEGRNVTDTVGGVPGALSNQPPGAAVAPISVPLASDVAATSTGNSNSSKNATTNYELDKTIQHVKQPVGNVKRLSAAVVVNYKPGRDKNGQATYVPYSPQEMAQLNDLVREALGFNKDRGDSVNLVNAAFADSQPLADKPLQDKALDFARANLTDLLKLGLIALAVLYLLFFVVRPLMRDLSRAREAPQPVDLELGEPLGSSDEAQTVQRQEKAEEDNVRLSAFADRLQQGKEIAKNDPRMVATILREWMAREEEAANPNKVG
- a CDS encoding sigma-54 dependent transcriptional regulator; amino-acid sequence: MALPILVVEDDEALREALCDTLELGGHAVLTAGDGSEALALLLSGRRVGLVLSDVQMQPMDGESLLREVKTRYPWLPVLLMTAYGVVDRAVAALHAGACHYLPKPFEPDLLLQEVAKYLLPGGADEVVIAEDPAMRRILDVAERVAQSDASVLVTGESGTGKEVLARFLHDHSPRASKPFVAINCAAIPEQLLESTLFGHEKGAFTGAASQHIGKFEQANTGTLLLDEITEMPLPLQAKLLRVLQEREVERVGGLRPIGVDIRVLATSNRDPQAEVANGRFREDLYYRLNVFPLHLPALRERPDDILPLARALLARHAGRQQRRCPALAPDAVAALRAHRWDGNIRELDNVVQRALILAPGDEIAAGHLYLPPAQADFAAAVPPQAQAARPADLRELEKQHILETLKAVAGVRKLAAERLGMSERTLRYKLQQYREAGDALPE
- a CDS encoding chemotaxis protein CheB; the encoded protein is MHTVPLTVRNANADGRVIAVGASTGGTEALKALLVPLPATLPPIVIVQHMPAMFTGSFARRLDGLCALTVREAEHGDVLLPGHAYLAPGHSHLLLARLGGRLCCALSQADAVNRHRPSVEVLFQSVAELVGARALGVMLTGMGKDGATGMRAMRDAGAYNFAQDEASATVFGMPKEAIALGGVDEILPLARIPERLQARLALPR
- a CDS encoding PAS domain-containing sensor histidine kinase, encoding MAEPGNNIDPRELEAAFSLFTEASAQLTNAYADLRQQVVSLTAQLEIANGHLRRELDEKAALSRRLAILMDRLPGGVVELDARGSVTMLNAAARELLAPLAEGQDWQVFREAHGELDDGGLWLYPSGRGLRRLRIDSTSVPEEACQILLVQDLTETWALEQSLAQHKRLAAMGEMAAGLAHQLRTPLATALLYAGHLARPQLADNDRRRFADKALARLRHLEALIQGMLHFVRGHALAMAPVGLDECLLEAVQTIEPQLEARHIQIDFSPANRAVQILADRKELLGVMLNLLENAMQASDDYACIVLSVSFDECFATMVVRDQGCGVAPEALERLFEPFYTTRKDGTGLGLAIVRSMIEGFGGDVSVRSVLGEGTEFTVRLPVLNDASNV
- the fliE gene encoding flagellar hook-basal body complex protein FliE, with product MSVQGIDQLLGQLQAMSAKAAGQSTPAAEASGGADFAGLLKSSLDQVSQMQQSAQAQQADFQSGAPEADLQDVMVSLQKASLSFQAMVQVRNKLVSAYQEVMNMQV
- a CDS encoding fused response regulator/phosphatase, producing MRILVVDDTEAVLLLISRFVEALGHVAIPARDGGEAIRVWREARPDLVLMDMMMPVVSGPEAAATIKSEAGETWVPIVFVTGIGEESRLAEAIEQGADDYINKPVNLRVLEAKLKAFQRTLELNRKVREQSAKLADYYARAEEEKRVVQHLMEQMVNAERLSDAQLEYWLSPAESLSGDMIAAARTPGQVLHLMLADGIGHGLTAALNVLPLTQPFYSMTEKGYAIPDILIEMSKKVRQVLPVGRFVAVVLIAIDEAGGCVEVWNGGMPTVLAAGDDGQVCHRWRSRHLPLGITPTQDIDVRTERYYFAAPGSVVVYSDGLTEARRGDGQSFGIDRLLEVLQQPVPARLGALQGALEGHMAGAAHHDDISLVLAHFGARLRKTVEPAGGASFDLAAFLGNAELAWRYGLQLGAAELKYINTVPFMMSFVNEIDALAAHQSDVFLMLSELFANALDHGLLHLDPALKQQADGMERYLAARQAGLAALESGSIDIELAGLRADGRDVLRVRVRDSGTGFDRPRTAGQPGTGLALVQALCEQLIFPGSGNEAIAYYSLNPLPVTA
- the fliG gene encoding flagellar motor switch protein FliG, with translation MTLGEDAAVEVFKYLGPKEVQRLGFAMANMENVQREEVNVALEDFVAATESRANLGAADEYIRSVLTKALGSDKAANLLDRILQGNDNNGIESLKWMDSAAVAELIRNEHPQIIATILVHLEPDQSSEVLGHFVERVRNDVLLRIATLEGVQPAALRELNDVLTQLLSGSDKIKKSAMGGVHMAAEILNFMGGVIEASAISSIRDYDPELAQKIQDKMFTFDNLLDIDDRGIQMLLREIQSDSLIVALKGTSQALKDKVFKNMSQRAAEMLKDDLEAKGPVKLSEVEAEQKEILKIVRRLADEGQIVLSGKGDEGLVE
- the fliI gene encoding flagellar protein export ATPase FliI, with product MSERLQLCRRYLADCGDAVRWVRPWKPRGKLVRVSGLVLEVAGLKLPLGASCEVMTPGGHPVEAVVVGFNDDRLFLMPISEVYGVEPGAEVVPHEDIAAWIPEYGNPKPPARRLEDHGRQVPVGWGLLGRILDGLGRPLDGRGKLQVDAYAPLFARAYNPMDREPVREVMDVGVRAINAMLTVGRGQRLGLFAGSGVGKSVLLGMMARFTKADVVVVGLIGERGREVKDFIENILGDEGLARSVVVAAPADTPPLLRLYGAAYATSVAEYFRNQGKHVLLIMDSLTRYAMAQREIALAVGEPPATKGYPPSVFARLPQLVERAGNGRDGGGSITAFYTVLSEGDDQQDPIADNARAILDGHFVLSRQLAEAGHYPAIDIEASISRVMHDIVAPEEFELVRRFKYLYSRYQRSRDLISVGAYVPGSDTLLDEAIRRHPAFEGFLQQRIHEQESYEGARARLAALFA
- a CDS encoding STAS domain-containing protein, coding for MLPLFYFQDKVMGNMSPTVQVEGQVGRVVLSGQFDFSAHREFRQVCETLIADPAVKEVLVDFQNVNYLDSSALGMLLLLKEKIGAVNKSLALVNCRDTVKQVLEIACFGKIFTIR